The following proteins are co-located in the Puniceicoccus vermicola genome:
- a CDS encoding glycoside hydrolase family 43 protein, with translation MSEISVSNPILPGMHPDPTICRVEDVFYLATSSFGQFPGVPLYRSRDLQTWEFVRHILSRPSQLDFVEEQKLGNAGIFAPTLRYHDGTFYLITTQIGKIGHFIVTAVDPAGEWSDPIWLDADHQGGIDPSLTFLEDGTVLCQVTGDGRWGEPQGIVQFEIDPKTGRGITSRQFISKGFGWKATEGPHLFSRGDYWYLLTAEGGTESGHRVAIGRSSSPWGPWEPCPHNPILTHSGLESAIQNTGHADFIEDENGKWWVVFLGVRPQGYPPVHVLGRETFLAPVEWSESGWPIVNDGKPVSLSEEANKESGWKDSFVNEKGELGPRWVSVGRAFREIYELPESKGLRLLSRSESLSTPLAKAWVGVRMTQPQVVCECEVCPESLNAELGISAFMEHFGYYSLGIVEKSDGSGVYARFSRRVIDLEQVEEREIPGQSSYRLRIELATRPDGWNAGDPSRLIFSVATEEGEWLEIGAGASRLLSTEILGGFGGLFAGVYCLGKPGSTGRVLWFSQR, from the coding sequence ATGTCTGAAATTTCCGTTTCCAATCCGATTCTCCCCGGGATGCACCCTGATCCGACGATTTGTCGGGTGGAGGATGTATTCTATCTTGCAACCAGTAGCTTTGGTCAGTTCCCGGGAGTTCCGCTTTATCGTAGCCGCGATCTCCAAACATGGGAGTTCGTTCGGCATATCCTCTCGCGTCCGTCGCAGCTGGATTTTGTCGAGGAACAGAAACTGGGGAATGCCGGTATTTTTGCGCCGACGCTTCGTTATCACGACGGGACCTTCTATCTGATCACAACCCAGATAGGAAAGATTGGGCATTTCATTGTCACGGCTGTGGATCCGGCAGGGGAATGGTCGGATCCGATTTGGCTGGATGCGGACCACCAAGGTGGGATCGACCCCTCCTTGACGTTCCTCGAGGACGGAACCGTCCTTTGTCAGGTCACAGGCGATGGACGCTGGGGCGAGCCTCAAGGGATTGTTCAGTTTGAAATCGATCCCAAGACCGGCCGAGGCATAACTTCCCGCCAGTTTATTTCAAAAGGATTTGGTTGGAAGGCTACTGAAGGGCCACATCTGTTTTCGCGAGGCGATTACTGGTATTTATTGACGGCGGAAGGGGGAACTGAGTCTGGCCACCGCGTGGCAATCGGACGTTCGAGTTCGCCGTGGGGCCCATGGGAGCCATGCCCCCATAACCCAATCCTGACTCACTCCGGTTTGGAGTCCGCCATACAGAACACGGGTCATGCCGATTTCATCGAAGATGAAAACGGAAAATGGTGGGTGGTCTTTCTCGGTGTGCGTCCGCAGGGATACCCACCGGTTCATGTTTTGGGCCGGGAGACCTTCTTGGCACCTGTCGAATGGTCCGAAAGTGGATGGCCGATCGTGAACGATGGAAAGCCAGTCTCTTTATCGGAGGAAGCGAACAAGGAGTCTGGTTGGAAGGATTCCTTTGTGAACGAGAAAGGGGAGTTGGGACCGCGTTGGGTCTCAGTGGGGCGGGCCTTCCGGGAGATTTATGAGCTTCCCGAATCCAAAGGACTTCGCTTGCTGTCCCGTTCGGAATCCCTTTCGACGCCCTTGGCGAAAGCGTGGGTGGGGGTGCGTATGACCCAACCGCAGGTCGTCTGTGAATGCGAAGTTTGCCCGGAATCGTTGAATGCGGAATTGGGGATATCGGCGTTCATGGAGCATTTCGGCTATTACAGTCTGGGTATCGTCGAGAAGAGTGATGGCAGCGGTGTCTACGCTCGATTCTCCCGGCGAGTGATCGATCTGGAACAGGTTGAGGAACGGGAGATTCCCGGCCAGTCTTCCTATCGGCTGCGAATTGAGTTGGCGACCCGACCCGACGGTTGGAATGCAGGCGATCCCAGTCGATTGATCTTTTCGGTCGCGACGGAAGAAGGGGAGTGGTTGGAGATCGGCGCTGGTGCCAGCCGATTGCTCTCGACCGAGATCCTCGGCGGCTTTGGGGGGCTCTTTGCCGGAGTATACTGTTTAGGAAAGCCGGGAAGCACCGGGCGCGTTCTGTGGTTCAGTCAGCGATAG